Within the Rhizobium grahamii genome, the region AACCGAGGTTCAGGTCCGGCTCCAGCCGCGCCAGATCGCTGGTGTCGAGCCGATCGAAGCCGACGCCGAATTCCCTTTGCAGCCGCTCCGCCTCGGAGAATTCCGCGTCGCGCTTCTCCGGCGTGCGAAACACCTCGATCCAGCCGTTCTTCCGGATCAGGTGCTGCGCGCCCGACGCCTCGATCAGGTCGTGATGCTCGGAAATCGAGTGTTCGATCAGCGGCGCATAGGCTTTCGAGATGATCTCGTGGCGCTTGGCGTTGGAATGCCACCAGTAGCGCGCGAGGAAGGAGAGCTGCTTCGGCAGCGCCTTGAGATGATAGTGCGCATCGATCCGGTTGTTGAAGGCATAGCGGATCAGAAGGCCGAGTTGCTGTGGGAAGCCGTATGGAACCACACCTTCACGCTGGATGAGGCCGGCATTGCCGAAGGACGTTTCGCGTCCCGGAGCTTTGCGGTCAATCAGTACAACCTGTCGCCCGCGGCGTTGCAGATGAATGGCAGTCGATACGCCTACAATGCCGGCACCAAGTACAATTACCGTCTTCGTCATTTTCCGTGCAGCTCATCCTGTTCTGGCGAGGAAGATGCCTCCGGAAAACTTGGCGTGCAAACGGAATTTCGTTTTTATTTCAAAAACATTCCCGCTTGAGCGCGGTGCTTTCCTCAGCGATGCGGACGCGGAGCATAAGGGCGTTGAGCAGCGAGAAGCCGAGAGCATAGAACGGTAGGCCGAAAGTGAGCGGAAGGGTGGCAATCTCGCCCGCCACGATTGCGTAGTTCGGATGTGACATGAACCGGTAAGGTCCCCGCTGAACCAGCGGCGTCCCCGGCAATATGACGATCCGTGTCGTCCATCGTTCACCGAGAGACGCGATGACCCAGATCCGCCCCGCCTGCAGCAGGCAGAAGATCACGAGCCAGATGGGATTGACGCTGTGTCCGGGCGCAAGCAGCCATAGCCCGGCAAGCCAGAGCGCGTGGAGCGTGACCATCAACGGATAGTGGCGCGCGCCGACTTCATGGCCGCCCTTTCGAAGGAGAGCATCAGTGTTGCGTCGCGCAAGTGCAAGTTCCGCCAGCCGCTGCAGCGTGACGAAGCTGAGAAGGATGATCGCCGGAGACATCATGCGACCCTCCGTAGCGTCATGCAGCTTGCCGAGAAGCCCGGCCCCATCGCCAGCATCGCGGATCGCTCTGGCAATCCCTGTCGCAACGCCCGCTCCAGCACGAAAAGCACAGTTGGCGACGACATGTTGCCATATTCGGCCAGAACCTCGCGCTCGACATCGAGAGTTCCCGTCGGCAGACAAAGAACTGTCTCAAGGGCTGCCAGCACGCGCGTTCCGCCTGGGTGGCAGATGAACCGGCCAATGTCATCCCGCGAAAGCCCGTTGCGATCGAGGATGGCATCGAGCGCTCCGCCAAGCTCTGCCTCGACAAACGGTGGCAGAGACTGCGCTAGCACCACGCCGAACCCGCCGTCATCGACCTTCCAGCCCATGATCCGAGCGTGTCGGGGAACAGATGCTCGCCGGTCGCCTCGATCTCAATGAGGCCGTCATTGCCGCCATTTCTCAGCACACAGGCGGCCGCGCCGTCGGCAAAAAGCGCTGTCGCGATGATGTTTGCGCGCGTCAGCTCGTCCAGCCGGAAAGCCAACGTGCAGAGTTCGATCGCGACGAAAAGCACGGTAGCGCCGGGCCGGTTCCTCACCAGCCGCGCCGCGACCGCCAACCCGAAACCCCGGCAGCGCAGCCGAGGCCGAAGACCGGCACGCGCTCGATGTCGGCGCGGAACCCCATCTGGCGCGCAAGCTGGGCGTCGAGGCTGGGTGTTGCGAGCCCCGTTGACGAGACGGTGACGATGCAATCGACGTCTTCAGCCGCCAGATCGGCGTCAGCGAGTGCTTTCGCCGCCGCCTCCGCGAACAGGCGCCGCGCCATATCGACATAGGCGGACATGCGATCCTCCCAGCCATGCGGTTCGGCAAACCAGTCAAGCGGACGCGTGGCGTGCCGGGTTCGAATGCCGGCGTTGGTAAAGACGCTCGCGAGATGGCGAAAATCCTGAAAGCGGTCTGAAAACAGTCGTGCGGCCGTTTCCGCCGCGTCTGATTGCTGGATGATGTGCTCAGGCACCGCTGTGGCGATACTGAGCAGTTTCACGTTTTTGTCCACGAAATGCTCCTGTTGCTCCCGGCAGACAGCAAACACCTCGCCCGGCTCTTTATTCGCCGGAGATGCTCACAAAGGCGTGATGGAAATGATGCGCGCCGCCCGCGAATAAAAATCGCCGCCCGCGTGTTCATTCGCTGCAACTCGATTCAAAGGAGATGAATCCATGACGACTGTGAGCGTTAAGATTGCGTCCGTCCTCGCCGGCGGCTGCATGGCGGCTCTGGCCCTGTCGATGCCTGCTTTCGCGGCGGGTGGAAGCGATGACGGCGCGACCATGCCGGTGTGCAAGAAGGGTGAGATGTACGATAAGAAGACGCAGAAATGCGTCAAGCAGCATAGCGCCAACGTCACCGACGAAAATCGGGCCGATTACGCCTATGCTCTCGCCAAGGCCAAGCGCTACGACGAGGCTCTTGCCATGCTAGACACGCTGCAGAATCCCAACACTGCCGAAGCGTTGAACTATCGCGGCTACGCAACGCGCAAGCTCGGACGGACGGACGAGGGGATTTCCTACTATCTCAAATCCGTCCAGCTGGACCCCGGCTACGCGAAGGTGCGCGAGTATCTCGGCGAGGCCTATGTCATCAAGGGTCAGATCGACCTCGCCAAGGACCAGTTGAGCACGATCAAGACGATCTGCGGTACGGACTGCGAGGAATATCGCGATCTGAACGAAGCAATCGCCGATCCTTCGAAGATCTGATCGACCGAGCGGAAATACGGTGCGCAGGGAGCTTTTCGATGCCGGTCGCTTACACCGAGTTTCCCGCCTATAGTCCTGCAAGACGAGGCCCGCAGGTTGTATCTGCGGGCCCTGACGGCAAACCCGTGGCGGAGGCAGTCATCGCAAGCGAAGCGGATATCAGGGGCGGGCTGGCCGGGCACCTCACCCGGCTGTGGCGTTACGGCCTCGTCCTGTCGCACCGGCGTGATGTGGCCGACGATCTCGTGCAGCAGACGTGCATGCGTGCGCTGGAGCGAGCTGGCCAATTCCAGCCGGGCACGCGGCTGGACCGTTGGCTGTTTGCGATCCTGCACTCGATCTGGCTGAACGAGATCCGCTCGATGCGGGTGCGTCAGGGGCATGGTTTTGTCGATGCCGAAGACGCTCTCGTGGTCGACGGCGCCCGCGAGGTCGAAGGCCACGTGATGAGGGGTCAGATATTGCGTCTGGTGAACGGGTTGCCCGACGCGCAGCGCGCGGCGGTCTTCCTGGCCTATGTGGAAGGCCTGTCCTACAAGGAAGTGGCGGAAATATTGGATATCCCGATCGGAACCGTGATGAGCCGCCTTGCTGCGGCCCGCGCCAAGCTCGCAGAGGGTCTCGCAGGAGGGGAGGCAGCAGGATGAGCGACGAAAGAAAATACCCCTCCGATGAAGAACTGACTGCCTTCCTCGATGGCGAACTCCCCCGGATGAGGCCCGCCGGATCGAAGCTCTGATTGCAGCCGATGGCGGTGTTGCCGAACGCGTCGAATTCCTGTCGCGCGCCAGTCTTCCTTTCGATCAGGCTTTCGCTCCGCTTCTCGCCGCCGCTCCTCATGACGATTTGCAGGCGATGCTGGCCAAGCTTTCACCTTTGCCGGAGGCCCGGCCTGCAAAAGTGGGACGCCGCGCCTTCCTCGGCGCACTCGCTGCAAGCCTCGTTGCCGGCATTGTCGTCGACCGCAGCTACATCGGCCTGCGCCGGCATCTCGACCGGGATGAAAGCAGCGAATGGCGCGCGGTCGTCGCCGAATATATCGATCTCTACACGGCCGATACCCTTTCGGGCCCGACGCCCGGTATCGAGACGCAGACCGCCGAACTCGCCATCATCCGCGACAAGCTCGGTCTGTCCCTGTCGCCGGCCTCGGTCGCGCTGTCGGGGGTCGAATTCAAGCGTGCGCTTGTCCTGCAATATGACGGCAAGCCGCTTGCCCAGATAGCCTATCTCGATCCCGAAACGGGTCCGCTTGCGCTCTGCATAGTTCGCACCGATGACGGGGCGCAGCCGCTCCGCATGGAAGGGCGAAAAGGCATGAACGTGGTCTACTGGTCGAGCGGCTCGCATGCCTTCATGCTGATCGGCCACGCCTCGCCGGAAAGGATGCAGGAGATCGCCGGCGACGTCGAAAACAGGGTGGCGGCATAAACAGCCGCCGCCGTCCCGATTATCTCCACATCGTTCGCATGCGCGCCCCGACGTCGACCCTGATCTGTTTTGTGCTCCGTTCCGTCGAGGCGGCCTTGACGAGCGGCCAGCTGGCGGCCTCGAAATACTGCAGCAGCGTCACCGGAATGAAGCGCGTGCGTGACGCATAAACATGCCGGTCGCGTTGGCCGTGCTGGCCGC harbors:
- a CDS encoding isoprenylcysteine carboxyl methyltransferase family protein is translated as MMSPAIILLSFVTLQRLAELALARRNTDALLRKGGHEVGARHYPLMVTLHALWLAGLWLLAPGHSVNPIWLVIFCLLQAGRIWVIASLGERWTTRIVILPGTPLVQRGPYRFMSHPNYAIVAGEIATLPLTFGLPFYALGFSLLNALMLRVRIAEESTALKRECF
- a CDS encoding RNA polymerase sigma factor produces the protein MPVAYTEFPAYSPARRGPQVVSAGPDGKPVAEAVIASEADIRGGLAGHLTRLWRYGLVLSHRRDVADDLVQQTCMRALERAGQFQPGTRLDRWLFAILHSIWLNEIRSMRVRQGHGFVDAEDALVVDGAREVEGHVMRGQILRLVNGLPDAQRAAVFLAYVEGLSYKEVAEILDIPIGTVMSRLAAARAKLAEGLAGGEAAG
- a CDS encoding tetratricopeptide repeat protein; translation: MTTVSVKIASVLAGGCMAALALSMPAFAAGGSDDGATMPVCKKGEMYDKKTQKCVKQHSANVTDENRADYAYALAKAKRYDEALAMLDTLQNPNTAEALNYRGYATRKLGRTDEGISYYLKSVQLDPGYAKVREYLGEAYVIKGQIDLAKDQLSTIKTICGTDCEEYRDLNEAIADPSKI